In Trifolium pratense cultivar HEN17-A07 linkage group LG7, ARS_RC_1.1, whole genome shotgun sequence, a genomic segment contains:
- the LOC123899657 gene encoding protein NUCLEAR FUSION DEFECTIVE 6, mitochondrial-like isoform X3, giving the protein MASVAGNAARSIFRSSSACRTAFRIGAEAKAARSPFRIASNKPISQSTFRSPVELSFCLESMLPFHTVTASALMTSKLVVSQRSYAWLPEEEEGS; this is encoded by the exons ATGGCATCCGTCGCCGGAAACGCCGCGAGATCGATATTCCGATCATCCTCCGCCTGCCGCACCGCGTTCCGTATCGGTGCAGAAGCTAAAGCAGCTCGTTCTCCTTTCCGAATCGCCTCCAATAAGCCAATATCGCAATCCACATTCAG GTCACCTGTTGAATTGAGCTTCTGTTTGGAATCTATGTTACCGTTCCATACGGTAACTGCTTCGGCGTTGATGACATCAAAGTTAGTAGTTTCTCAACGCAGCTATGCTTGGCTCCCAGAAG AAGAAGAGGGTTCATGA
- the LOC123899657 gene encoding protein NUCLEAR FUSION DEFECTIVE 6, mitochondrial-like isoform X2 encodes MASVAGNAARSIFRSSSACRTAFRIGAEAKAARSPFRIASNKPISQSTFRSPVELSFCLESMLPFHTVTASALMTSKLVVSQRSYAWLPEDCNDDV; translated from the exons ATGGCATCCGTCGCCGGAAACGCCGCGAGATCGATATTCCGATCATCCTCCGCCTGCCGCACCGCGTTCCGTATCGGTGCAGAAGCTAAAGCAGCTCGTTCTCCTTTCCGAATCGCCTCCAATAAGCCAATATCGCAATCCACATTCAG GTCACCTGTTGAATTGAGCTTCTGTTTGGAATCTATGTTACCGTTCCATACGGTAACTGCTTCGGCGTTGATGACATCAAAGTTAGTAGTTTCTCAACGCAGCTATGCTTGGCTCCCAGAAG ATTGCAATGATGATGTGTGA
- the LOC123899657 gene encoding protein NUCLEAR FUSION DEFECTIVE 6, mitochondrial-like isoform X1, producing MASVAGNAARSIFRSSSACRTAFRIGAEAKAARSPFRIASNKPISQSTFRSPVELSFCLESMLPFHTVTASALMTSKLVVSQRSYAWLPEGKEETI from the exons ATGGCATCCGTCGCCGGAAACGCCGCGAGATCGATATTCCGATCATCCTCCGCCTGCCGCACCGCGTTCCGTATCGGTGCAGAAGCTAAAGCAGCTCGTTCTCCTTTCCGAATCGCCTCCAATAAGCCAATATCGCAATCCACATTCAG GTCACCTGTTGAATTGAGCTTCTGTTTGGAATCTATGTTACCGTTCCATACGGTAACTGCTTCGGCGTTGATGACATCAAAGTTAGTAGTTTCTCAACGCAGCTATGCTTGGCTCCCAGAAG GCAAAGAAGAGACTATTTGA
- the LOC123899657 gene encoding protein NUCLEAR FUSION DEFECTIVE 6, mitochondrial-like isoform X4, with product MASVAGNAARSIFRSSSACRTAFRIGAEAKAARSPFRIASNKPISQSTFRSPVELSFCLESMLPFHTVTASALMTSKLVVSQRSYAWLPEGS from the exons ATGGCATCCGTCGCCGGAAACGCCGCGAGATCGATATTCCGATCATCCTCCGCCTGCCGCACCGCGTTCCGTATCGGTGCAGAAGCTAAAGCAGCTCGTTCTCCTTTCCGAATCGCCTCCAATAAGCCAATATCGCAATCCACATTCAG GTCACCTGTTGAATTGAGCTTCTGTTTGGAATCTATGTTACCGTTCCATACGGTAACTGCTTCGGCGTTGATGACATCAAAGTTAGTAGTTTCTCAACGCAGCTATGCTTGGCTCCCAGAAG GTAGCTAA